One segment of Streptomyces sp. TG1A-8 DNA contains the following:
- a CDS encoding NAD(P)/FAD-dependent oxidoreductase translates to MNTVTRPRILVVGAGFAGVECVRRLERKLSPDEADVTLVTPFAYQLYLPLLPQVASGVLTPQSIALSLRRSSRYRTRIIPGGAIGVDLKSKVCVVRTITDKIVNERYDYIVLAPGSVTRTFDIPGLTEHAFGMKTLAEAAYIRDHVIAQLDLADASDDPAERASRLQFVVVGGGYAGTETAACLQRLTHAAVQRYPRLDPGLIKWHLIDVAPKLMPELGDKLGRSAQEILRRRGIDISLGVSIAKAGPEEVTFTDGRVVPTRTLIWTAGVVASPLIATLGAETVRGRLAVTERMCLPGHDGVFALGDAAAVPDQAKGQEGAVCPPTAQHAMRQGRKVADNVIATLRNQPMQPYVHKDLGLVVDLGGKDAVSKPLGLELRGVPAQAVARGYHWSALRTNVAKTRVMTNWMLNAVAGDDFVRTGFQARKPARLKDFEFTDAYLTPEEVRARVRGAAVESP, encoded by the coding sequence ATGAACACCGTGACACGACCCAGGATCCTGGTGGTGGGCGCAGGCTTTGCCGGAGTCGAGTGCGTCCGCCGTCTGGAGCGGAAACTCAGCCCCGACGAGGCGGACGTCACCCTGGTGACGCCGTTCGCCTACCAGCTCTACCTCCCGCTGCTGCCCCAGGTCGCCTCCGGCGTGCTGACGCCGCAGTCGATCGCCCTGTCGTTGCGGCGCAGCAGCAGGTACCGCACCCGCATCATCCCCGGTGGCGCGATCGGCGTGGACCTGAAGTCCAAGGTCTGCGTCGTCCGCACCATCACCGACAAGATCGTCAACGAGCGGTACGACTACATCGTGCTGGCGCCGGGCAGCGTGACCCGGACCTTCGACATCCCGGGGCTGACCGAGCACGCCTTCGGGATGAAGACGCTCGCCGAGGCGGCGTACATCCGCGACCACGTCATCGCCCAGCTCGACCTGGCCGACGCCAGTGACGATCCGGCGGAGCGGGCCTCGCGGCTGCAGTTCGTGGTGGTCGGCGGCGGATACGCCGGCACCGAGACCGCGGCCTGCCTGCAGCGGCTCACCCATGCGGCGGTCCAGCGCTACCCGCGGCTGGACCCGGGCCTCATCAAGTGGCACCTGATCGACGTCGCGCCGAAACTGATGCCCGAACTGGGCGACAAGCTCGGCCGCAGCGCCCAGGAGATCCTGCGGCGGCGCGGCATCGACATCTCGCTCGGCGTCTCGATCGCCAAGGCGGGCCCGGAGGAGGTCACCTTCACCGACGGCCGGGTGGTGCCGACGCGGACCCTGATCTGGACGGCCGGTGTGGTCGCGAGCCCGCTGATCGCCACGCTGGGCGCGGAGACCGTCCGCGGCAGGCTGGCGGTGACCGAGAGGATGTGTCTGCCGGGTCACGACGGGGTGTTCGCGCTCGGCGACGCGGCGGCGGTGCCCGACCAGGCCAAGGGACAGGAGGGCGCGGTCTGCCCGCCCACCGCCCAGCACGCCATGCGTCAGGGCCGGAAGGTCGCCGACAACGTCATCGCGACCCTGCGCAACCAGCCGATGCAGCCGTACGTCCACAAGGACCTGGGGCTCGTCGTCGACCTCGGCGGCAAGGACGCCGTGTCCAAGCCGCTCGGCCTGGAACTGCGCGGGGTGCCGGCCCAGGCGGTGGCCCGTGGTTACCACTGGTCGGCGCTGCGCACCAACGTGGCCAAGACCCGTGTGATGACCAACTGGATGCTGAACGCGGTCGCGGGCGACGATTTCGTCCGCACCGGCTTCCAGGCCCGCAAGCCCGCCCGGCTGAAGGACTTCGAGTTCACGGACGCCTACCTGACGCCGGAGGAGGTGCGGGCCCGGGTGCGGGGCGCGGCCGTCGAGAGCCCCTGA
- a CDS encoding ATP-binding protein encodes MPTEPRWDDTPPSEESYERAFSFPGELRNVTGARLAAEEFLGALARDSPPGQPEYWDDILLVVTELAANAVQYAPGPFGLQMRRTFDGVHVTMHDTSTARPEPRPFHPSTGGGGIGWHLVHTLCDQVSVVVEDHGKDIHVFLPW; translated from the coding sequence ATGCCGACGGAGCCGCGCTGGGACGACACACCGCCCTCGGAGGAGAGCTATGAGCGCGCATTCTCCTTCCCGGGCGAACTGCGCAACGTCACGGGCGCGCGGCTCGCCGCGGAGGAGTTCCTCGGTGCCCTCGCACGGGACTCGCCGCCCGGACAGCCCGAGTACTGGGACGACATCCTCCTGGTCGTCACGGAACTGGCCGCCAACGCCGTCCAGTACGCCCCCGGGCCCTTCGGTCTGCAGATGCGCCGCACCTTCGACGGCGTGCACGTGACCATGCACGACACCAGCACCGCCCGGCCCGAGCCGCGGCCCTTCCACCCGAGCACGGGCGGCGGCGGCATCGGCTGGCACCTGGTGCACACCCTGTGCGACCAGGTCAGCGTGGTGGTGGAGGACCACGGCAAGGACATCCACGTCTTCCTGCCCTGGTGA
- a CDS encoding DUF6480 family protein has protein sequence MTHVNPDPEPERTTGLEPGGGVPPGETPPAESSMPEAGPRETHNPPKGWAKAPLTLILVLVVLVAAFFLVYALTLIM, from the coding sequence ATGACCCACGTCAATCCCGATCCGGAGCCCGAACGCACCACCGGCCTGGAGCCCGGCGGCGGAGTCCCGCCCGGCGAAACCCCGCCCGCCGAGAGCAGCATGCCCGAGGCCGGCCCCCGCGAGACGCACAATCCGCCCAAGGGCTGGGCCAAGGCGCCGCTGACGCTGATCCTCGTCCTCGTCGTCCTGGTCGCGGCCTTCTTCCTGGTCTACGCCCTGACCCTGATCATGTGA
- a CDS encoding glutamate--cysteine ligase, with translation MRTVGVEEELLLVDPDSGDPKALSAAVLARAAQDDPEQDVFEKELYGQMLEFATHPQSEMADLGAEIVRCRKEAARHAGELGCTVAALATSPLPVSPSISMNDRYRWMAEQYGIATQEQLVCGCHVHVSVESDEEGVAVVDRIRPWLPVLAAISANSPFWQGRDTSYASYRSRVWGRWPSAGPTELFQTAERYHRQVADMVGTGVILDQAMVYFDARLSATYPTVEIRVADVCLRADTAVLVATLARALVETAARDWRAGRPPLDHSVSLLRLAAWQAHRCGLEQDLLDPVTMRPRPASEVLRSLLEHTGDALGGSGDAARAEEAVAQLLRRGNGAREQRLLLERTGSLRDVVTECVRNTQE, from the coding sequence GTGCGCACCGTCGGAGTGGAGGAGGAACTCCTCCTGGTCGATCCGGACAGCGGCGACCCGAAGGCGCTGTCGGCGGCCGTCCTGGCCCGCGCGGCCCAGGACGACCCCGAGCAGGACGTCTTCGAGAAGGAGCTGTACGGGCAGATGCTGGAGTTCGCCACGCATCCGCAGTCGGAGATGGCGGACCTCGGCGCGGAGATCGTGCGCTGCCGCAAGGAAGCGGCCCGGCACGCCGGCGAGCTCGGCTGCACGGTCGCCGCGCTCGCCACCTCCCCGCTGCCGGTCAGCCCCTCCATCAGCATGAACGACCGCTACCGGTGGATGGCCGAGCAGTACGGCATCGCCACCCAGGAGCAACTGGTGTGCGGGTGCCACGTCCACGTGTCCGTGGAGTCCGACGAGGAGGGCGTCGCGGTCGTCGACCGCATCCGCCCGTGGCTGCCGGTGCTGGCGGCGATCAGCGCCAACTCCCCCTTCTGGCAGGGGCGGGACACCTCGTACGCCAGTTACCGCAGCCGGGTGTGGGGGCGCTGGCCGTCGGCCGGGCCGACGGAGCTGTTCCAGACGGCCGAGCGGTACCACCGGCAGGTGGCGGACATGGTCGGCACCGGCGTCATCCTGGACCAGGCGATGGTGTACTTCGACGCCCGGCTGTCCGCCACCTATCCGACGGTGGAGATCCGGGTGGCCGACGTGTGCCTGCGCGCGGACACCGCCGTCCTGGTGGCCACGCTGGCCCGCGCCCTGGTGGAGACGGCCGCGCGGGACTGGCGGGCCGGCCGCCCGCCGCTCGACCACAGCGTGAGCCTGCTGCGGCTGGCCGCCTGGCAGGCCCACCGCTGCGGCCTGGAGCAGGACCTGCTCGACCCGGTGACCATGCGGCCCCGGCCCGCCTCCGAGGTGCTGCGCTCGCTGCTGGAGCACACCGGGGACGCGCTCGGCGGGAGCGGGGACGCGGCCCGGGCCGAGGAGGCGGTGGCGCAGTTGCTGCGGCGCGGCAACGGCGCCCGGGAGCAGCGGCTCCTGCTGGAGCGCACCGGCAGCCTGCGGGACGTCGTCACCGAGTGCGTCCGCAACACCCAGGAGTGA